The Manihot esculenta cultivar AM560-2 chromosome 1, M.esculenta_v8, whole genome shotgun sequence genome has a window encoding:
- the LOC110613560 gene encoding protein LIFEGUARD 4: MWAQPYRKSDVEAGTRPLYPMMLESPQLRWAFIRKVYSILSFQLLATIAVASVVVSVHPIANFFVSTGTGLALYIVLIITPFVALCPLYYYHQKHPVNYLLLGIFTISLSFAVGLTCAFTSGKVILESVILTTVVVLSLTLYTFWAARRGHDFNFLGPFLFGAVLVLMVFALIQILFPLGRISVMIYGCLASIIFCGYIIYDTDNLIKRYSYDEYIWASVSLYLDVINLFLSLLTLFRAAES; encoded by the exons ATGTGGGCCCAGCCGTACCGAAAGAGTGACGTGGAGGCCGGCACCAGACCTCTTTATCCGATGATGCTGGAGAGCCCGCAGCTCCGGTGGGCATTCATTAGGAAAGTCTATTCAATCCTATCCTTCCAGTTGCTGGCGACAATCGCAGTTGCCTCCGTCGTGGTTTCTGTCCATCCGATTGCGAATTTCTTTGTTAGTACAGGGACCGGCCTGGCACTCTACATAGTCCTCATTATTACTCCTTTTGTTG CTTTATGCCCATTGTACTACTACCACCAGAAGCATCCGGTGAATTATCTTCTTCTTGGGATTTTTACTATCTCTCTTTCTTTCGCTGTCGGATTAACTTGTGCTTTCACCAGCG GGAAGGTTATTCTGGAATCAGTTATTTTGACAACTGTAGTGGTCCTGAGTCTTACTCTATACACATTCTGGGCAGCAAGGAGAGGCCATGATTTCAACTTTCTTGGCCCGTTTTTGTTTGGTGCTGTCCTTGTTCTCATGGTGTTTGCTTTGATCCAG ATTCTTTTTCCGTTGGGCAGAATTTCTGTCATGATCTATGGGTGTCTGGCTTCAATAATCTTCTGTGGGTACATTATATACGACACGGACAACTTAATCAAGCGTTACTCATATGACGAGTACATTTGGGCTTCTGTGAGTTTGTATTTGGATGTCATTAATCTCTTCCTCTCGTTGCTCACCCTATTCAGGGCTGCTGAGAGCTAA